From Methanosarcina lacustris Z-7289, one genomic window encodes:
- a CDS encoding 50S ribosomal protein L15e, with amino-acid sequence MSKSFYGYIRDAWKNPDETYVNELRWERMQVWRKQGSVTRIEKPTRIDRARSLGYKAKQGIIVVRVNVRRGGLGKVRPKRGRRTQKLGTNKISGGISTQRIAEARADRKYPNLEVLNSYWVGEDGKHKWFEVILVDPHHPVIKSDKNLNWVCDSSIRGRATRGKTSAGRKGRGMTTRGKGTEKTRPSIRSNQSRGK; translated from the coding sequence TTGTCAAAATCTTTTTACGGATACATACGTGATGCATGGAAAAACCCTGATGAGACTTACGTGAACGAGCTCCGTTGGGAGCGCATGCAGGTCTGGAGGAAGCAGGGTTCCGTGACCAGAATTGAAAAGCCCACAAGAATCGACAGGGCACGCTCCCTTGGATACAAAGCCAAGCAGGGCATTATCGTTGTAAGAGTAAATGTGCGCCGCGGAGGCCTTGGTAAAGTAAGGCCCAAACGTGGAAGAAGAACCCAGAAACTGGGGACGAATAAGATCTCAGGTGGAATAAGCACCCAGAGGATTGCCGAAGCCCGTGCAGACCGCAAATATCCAAACCTTGAAGTCCTGAACTCCTACTGGGTAGGGGAAGATGGAAAGCACAAGTGGTTTGAAGTCATCCTTGTAGACCCTCATCACCCTGTAATAAAGAGCGACAAGAACCTTAACTGGGTTTGTGACTCTTCTATCAGGGGCAGAGCTACCAGAGGCAAAACAAGCGCTGGTCGGAAGGGCAGAGGCATGACCACACGTGGCAAGGGAACTGAAAAGACCAGGCCGAGCATCCGTTCCAATCAGAGTCGAGGCAAGTGA
- a CDS encoding RNA-binding protein: MIHHITMRVIAHATEDVSRVREALDFFLSGAGVKDGNNLIEELEAEGHHGNPITILSVQLKKKAECLKFARFVRGNFSEEDAGMLRKEMPERLDDDTVFHLRFDKQAAYLQQVKLTNSSDAIIAKVKIETYPKNREKAGVIVEELFG, from the coding sequence GTGATTCATCACATAACAATGCGTGTGATCGCCCACGCAACCGAAGACGTATCCAGAGTCCGCGAGGCTCTGGACTTTTTTTTATCCGGTGCCGGCGTAAAGGACGGAAATAATCTCATAGAAGAGCTTGAGGCTGAAGGGCACCATGGAAATCCAATTACTATCCTTAGTGTGCAGCTTAAAAAGAAGGCAGAATGCCTGAAATTTGCCCGTTTTGTGCGGGGAAACTTTTCTGAAGAAGATGCAGGAATGCTCAGGAAAGAAATGCCTGAGAGGCTGGATGATGACACGGTTTTTCACCTCCGCTTTGACAAGCAGGCTGCATACCTACAGCAGGTAAAACTGACTAACTCTTCTGACGCTATTATTGCAAAGGTCAAGATCGAGACCTATCCGAAGAACAGGGAGAAAGCCGGAGTCATAGTGGAGGAGTTGTTTGGGTAA
- the rnp3 gene encoding ribonuclease P protein component 3 has product MGKPKYYDFCVHAAPDGDHTASELVSLARYFGYSGIALANHSDKLPDKKPVLPPIEGFEVVRGIELVEENPSKLHSLIGKFRNSVDVLIVHGGSEAVNRAALENARVDILNHPAFDRSSGLNQVLAKAAAENGVSIGITLRPLLHSRGSRRIRLLSDLKANLDLARKYEVSLVLCSDAMSCFDLRSPMETLALAEICGLEEDEALDAISTVPERILAKNRPGPGYVREGIEVLEGDGLF; this is encoded by the coding sequence TTGGGTAAACCGAAGTATTATGATTTTTGCGTTCATGCAGCTCCGGATGGGGACCATACTGCTTCGGAACTGGTTTCCCTTGCCCGGTATTTCGGGTATAGCGGGATTGCCCTTGCTAACCATTCCGATAAACTCCCTGATAAGAAGCCAGTACTGCCTCCCATCGAAGGTTTTGAGGTCGTCAGGGGAATTGAGCTTGTGGAAGAAAATCCCTCGAAATTGCACAGTTTGATCGGAAAATTCAGGAATTCAGTGGATGTCCTGATTGTGCACGGAGGGTCCGAAGCAGTCAACAGGGCCGCGCTTGAAAATGCCAGGGTAGACATCCTGAACCACCCGGCTTTTGACAGGAGCAGCGGGTTAAACCAGGTGCTGGCAAAAGCAGCTGCAGAAAACGGAGTTTCAATAGGCATTACCCTGAGACCTCTTCTTCATTCCCGGGGTTCAAGGCGTATCCGTCTGCTGTCCGACCTTAAGGCAAACCTTGATCTTGCAAGGAAATACGAGGTATCTCTTGTACTTTGCAGTGATGCCATGTCCTGCTTTGACCTGCGTTCCCCAATGGAAACTCTTGCCCTTGCTGAAATCTGCGGGCTTGAAGAAGATGAGGCTCTTGATGCTATAAGCACTGTTCCGGAAAGAATCCTCGCAAAGAATCGCCCTGGTCCTGGATATGTAAGGGAAGGTATTGAAGTTCTTGAGGGAGATGGTCTCTTTTGA
- a CDS encoding Rpp14/Pop5 family protein gives MKRLLPSLRAKKRYLAFELISEEPAGRNDIVKEVLSSASSLLGDVITSDCDIKVLGFEDGKGILQCSHTRVKETRASMAALTRINGKRATLHVLGASGTVKRATEKFLQDDREIN, from the coding sequence TTGAAACGCCTGCTTCCTTCACTCCGCGCTAAAAAGCGTTATCTTGCTTTCGAGCTGATTTCAGAAGAGCCTGCAGGCAGAAACGATATTGTAAAGGAAGTTCTTTCCTCTGCTTCATCACTGCTCGGAGATGTCATAACCAGCGACTGTGATATTAAGGTGCTGGGATTTGAAGACGGAAAAGGAATTCTCCAGTGCTCCCATACCAGAGTAAAGGAAACGAGAGCTTCCATGGCCGCTTTGACCCGAATTAATGGAAAAAGGGCGACTCTTCATGTGCTGGGAGCTTCAGGCACTGTTAAAAGAGCTACGGAAAAGTTTCTGCAGGACG